From Flavobacterium arcticum, the proteins below share one genomic window:
- a CDS encoding fatty acid desaturase family protein has protein sequence MNITPPVFSKRDSIKFFRTLNKRVNEYFKENNLKKTGNWKLHLKTIIMFAALLAPYFILLTLSIPVWGQLLLTILMGIGMAGIGMNVMHDANHGSYSSKSWLNEIMGGSIYLLAGNVYNWQVQHNVLHHTYTNIHGHDEDLDAGRVIRFTQHAKWMKLHKFQHYYSIFLYGLLTFNWALTTDIKQMRNYIKRGLSYGKFRSPVKQWTVLVVTKLLYVLVWFVVPMLLGIVWWKVLIGFFVMHYTAGLILSVVFQLAHVVEETQNPVPDENGEMENTWAVHQLYTTANFAPKNKIVNWFTGGLNHQIEHHIFPNISHIHYSEIAKIVKETAREHNLPYHEFTTMREAVAAHFKHLKELGMKPALN, from the coding sequence ATGAACATAACCCCTCCCGTATTCTCTAAAAGAGACTCCATAAAATTTTTCAGGACACTTAACAAGCGTGTAAACGAATACTTTAAGGAAAATAACCTTAAAAAAACTGGAAACTGGAAACTACACCTTAAAACCATAATAATGTTTGCTGCGTTACTAGCGCCTTACTTTATATTGCTAACCCTTAGCATACCTGTTTGGGGGCAATTATTGCTCACCATTCTTATGGGTATAGGTATGGCTGGTATAGGTATGAATGTAATGCACGATGCTAACCATGGCTCTTATTCTTCTAAATCGTGGCTAAACGAAATTATGGGTGGTAGTATTTACCTATTGGCAGGTAATGTTTACAACTGGCAAGTACAACACAATGTATTACACCACACCTATACTAACATTCATGGACATGACGAAGATTTAGATGCTGGTAGAGTGATTCGTTTTACGCAACATGCTAAATGGATGAAACTCCACAAGTTTCAGCACTACTACTCTATATTTTTATATGGTTTACTAACCTTTAACTGGGCATTGACTACCGATATTAAACAAATGAGAAACTATATTAAAAGAGGTTTATCTTACGGTAAATTTCGTAGTCCTGTAAAACAATGGACGGTACTTGTAGTAACAAAATTGCTTTATGTACTAGTATGGTTTGTAGTACCAATGTTATTAGGCATAGTATGGTGGAAAGTACTTATAGGCTTTTTTGTAATGCACTATACAGCCGGATTAATATTAAGTGTTGTTTTTCAGTTAGCACACGTAGTAGAAGAAACACAAAACCCTGTCCCTGATGAAAACGGTGAAATGGAAAATACTTGGGCGGTACACCAATTGTATACTACTGCTAACTTTGCTCCTAAAAACAAAATTGTAAACTGGTTTACGGGCGGACTTAACCACCAGATAGAGCACCATATTTTCCCGAATATAAGCCATATACACTATAGCGAAATTGCTAAAATTGTAAAAGAAACGGCGCGCGAACATAACCTGCCATATCATGAGTTTACAACTATGCGCGAAGCTGTAGCAGCCCACTTTAAACATTTAAAAGAACTGGGTATGAAACCAGCTCTTAATTAA
- the purT gene encoding formate-dependent phosphoribosylglycinamide formyltransferase yields MNKKILLLGSGELGKEFVIAAQRIGQTVIAVDSYENAPAMQVAHGFEVINMLDGEALDAIVAKHQPDFIVPEIEAIRTERFYDYEKQGITVVPSAKAANFTMNRKAIRDLAAKDLGLRTANYRYATSAQELQDAVATVGMPCVVKPLMSSSGKGQSTIKIEADIEKAWNYAVEGSRGDVVEVIVEAFVNFHSEITLLTVTQNNNPTLFCAPIGHRQERGDYQESWQPARVSDTDMKEAQDMARKVTEALGGAGIFGVEFFLTNEGVYFSELSPRPHDTGMVTLAGTQNFNEFELHLRAILSLPIAEITLEKVGASAVIAASENSNNPSYTGFEVIAALPKTDFRIFGKPTSRPYRRMGVALTHDSLNTPIETIVEKAKKAAALVKVIS; encoded by the coding sequence ATGAACAAAAAGATACTTTTATTAGGCTCGGGCGAACTGGGTAAAGAATTTGTAATTGCTGCACAGCGCATAGGGCAAACCGTTATAGCCGTAGATAGTTATGAAAATGCACCCGCTATGCAGGTAGCACACGGTTTTGAAGTTATTAATATGCTTGACGGAGAAGCTCTGGACGCTATAGTGGCAAAACATCAGCCTGATTTTATTGTTCCTGAAATAGAAGCCATTCGCACTGAACGCTTTTATGACTATGAAAAACAAGGCATAACAGTAGTACCATCGGCTAAGGCAGCCAACTTTACTATGAATCGTAAAGCAATACGCGACCTTGCTGCTAAAGATTTAGGCTTGCGTACAGCTAACTACCGCTACGCAACCTCAGCACAAGAGCTACAAGATGCTGTAGCAACAGTAGGGATGCCATGTGTGGTAAAACCACTAATGTCATCGTCTGGCAAAGGACAATCTACCATTAAGATTGAAGCTGATATTGAAAAAGCATGGAACTATGCTGTAGAGGGTTCGCGTGGTGATGTGGTAGAAGTAATTGTAGAAGCTTTTGTAAACTTCCACTCAGAAATCACACTACTTACCGTTACCCAAAACAACAACCCTACGCTTTTTTGCGCTCCTATTGGACACAGGCAAGAACGTGGAGATTATCAAGAAAGTTGGCAACCTGCAAGAGTATCTGATACAGATATGAAGGAAGCACAAGACATGGCTCGTAAAGTAACCGAAGCCCTTGGTGGTGCAGGTATTTTTGGGGTAGAATTTTTCCTTACAAATGAAGGTGTCTATTTCTCTGAATTATCACCAAGACCACATGATACGGGTATGGTAACGCTTGCCGGTACACAAAATTTTAATGAATTTGAGTTGCACTTACGTGCCATATTGAGCTTACCTATAGCCGAAATTACATTAGAAAAAGTAGGTGCAAGTGCTGTAATAGCAGCATCAGAAAACAGTAACAACCCAAGTTATACAGGTTTTGAAGTCATTGCTGCATTACCTAAAACAGATTTCAGGATATTTGGAAAACCAACATCGCGACCCTACCGACGTATGGGAGTAGCTTTAACTCATGATAGCTTAAACACCCCTATAGAAACCATAGTAGAGAAAGCAAAAAAAGCTGCTGCATTAGTTAAAGTAATAAGCTAA
- a CDS encoding pyridoxal phosphate-dependent aminotransferase, which produces MNVLSDRINNLSTSQTLAMAAKARELKAEGKDIISLSLGEPDFNTPDFIKEAAKKAIDENYSSYTPVDGYVELKEAICRKFKRDNNLDYKSSQIVVSTGAKQSLYNIAQVMLNDGDEVILPAPYWVSYYEIIKLSGGVPVVVPTSIDTDFKMTAEQLEAAITPKTKMMWFSSPCNPSGSIYSKTELTALAEVLKKHDIYAVSDEIYEHINFAGDYCSIGSIPGMLDKTITVNGVAKAFAMTGWRIGYIGAPEFIAKACTKIQGQVTSGANSIAQRATIAAVDADPKVLKHMVDAFHKRRDLVISLMNDIPGFKNNVPEGAFYVFPDISAYFGKTLKGVEIKNADDFSMFLLEHANVATVTGEAFGNPHCIRFSYATSEELLTEALRRIKEAVS; this is translated from the coding sequence ATGAATGTGCTTTCTGACAGAATTAACAACCTATCTACATCACAAACCCTTGCTATGGCTGCCAAAGCCAGAGAATTAAAAGCAGAAGGGAAAGATATTATCAGTTTAAGTTTGGGTGAGCCCGATTTTAACACACCCGACTTTATTAAAGAAGCAGCCAAAAAGGCTATTGACGAAAACTACAGTAGTTACACACCTGTAGATGGTTATGTAGAGCTTAAAGAGGCTATTTGCCGAAAATTTAAACGAGATAATAATCTTGATTATAAATCATCGCAAATTGTAGTATCTACAGGAGCAAAACAATCATTATACAATATTGCTCAAGTAATGCTTAACGATGGTGACGAGGTAATACTACCTGCACCATACTGGGTTAGTTATTACGAAATTATAAAACTATCTGGCGGTGTACCCGTGGTAGTACCTACATCTATAGATACTGATTTTAAAATGACTGCTGAGCAACTGGAAGCAGCCATTACACCAAAAACAAAAATGATGTGGTTTAGCTCGCCATGTAACCCAAGTGGCTCTATATACAGCAAAACAGAGCTTACTGCACTTGCCGAGGTCTTGAAAAAACATGATATCTATGCGGTATCAGATGAAATATATGAGCACATTAATTTCGCAGGAGATTATTGCAGTATCGGTTCAATACCAGGTATGCTCGATAAAACAATAACAGTTAATGGTGTAGCGAAAGCATTTGCGATGACAGGCTGGCGTATTGGTTACATAGGTGCTCCAGAATTTATAGCTAAAGCATGTACAAAAATACAAGGGCAGGTTACTAGTGGTGCTAACAGTATTGCACAGCGCGCTACTATTGCTGCTGTAGATGCCGACCCAAAAGTATTAAAACATATGGTTGATGCTTTCCATAAGCGTCGTGACCTTGTTATTAGTCTGATGAATGATATACCAGGTTTTAAAAACAATGTTCCTGAAGGGGCTTTTTATGTATTCCCAGATATTTCTGCATACTTTGGTAAAACGCTAAAAGGAGTAGAAATTAAAAATGCAGATGACTTCTCGATGTTCTTATTAGAGCATGCCAATGTAGCTACTGTAACAGGTGAAGCTTTTGGTAACCCACACTGTATTCGTTTCTCTTACGCTACCAGCGAAGAATTACTTACAGAGGCTTTACGAAGAATAAAAGAGGCTGTATCTTAA
- a CDS encoding YiiX/YebB-like N1pC/P60 family cysteine hydrolase, giving the protein MKKLFFILILLFCLLAGSYKLFFYFDHQSEVRGQTKNKTVTRLNKDELKLIKEGDFILRKGFGFFSDYISKNLNDGDIDVTHAGIIIKQNDSLFVIHSLSSDVSDIDGVQKQPLSDFLLYSAPHKIIVTRIKSTDTICGKNIAKRANYYLERKVPFDHHGDYDDEEKLYCTEMIWKILEKDLHIVTIPIVPKARKDFFYSMMPMYNTEYFDIIINQYKTDNYK; this is encoded by the coding sequence ATGAAAAAACTATTTTTTATTTTGATATTGCTTTTTTGTTTGCTTGCTGGTAGTTATAAACTGTTTTTCTATTTTGATCATCAATCTGAGGTTAGAGGACAAACAAAAAATAAGACTGTAACACGCCTCAATAAAGACGAACTCAAACTTATTAAAGAAGGAGACTTTATATTGCGAAAAGGTTTTGGATTTTTTAGTGACTACATTTCTAAAAACTTAAATGATGGCGATATTGATGTTACTCATGCAGGCATTATTATAAAACAAAACGATTCGCTATTTGTAATACACTCTCTTTCATCTGATGTGAGCGATATCGACGGAGTACAAAAACAACCCTTAAGTGACTTTCTTCTATATTCTGCTCCACATAAAATAATAGTGACACGTATAAAAAGTACAGATACTATTTGTGGTAAAAATATTGCCAAAAGAGCAAATTATTATTTAGAGCGTAAAGTGCCCTTTGACCATCATGGAGATTATGACGACGAAGAGAAACTTTACTGTACAGAAATGATATGGAAAATATTAGAAAAAGATTTACATATTGTTACTATACCTATAGTACCCAAAGCACGAAAAGATTTCTTCTACTCTATGATGCCAATGTATAATACTGAATATTTCGATATTATTATCAATCAGTATAAAACTGACAATTATAAATAA
- the rsmG gene encoding 16S rRNA (guanine(527)-N(7))-methyltransferase RsmG, which yields MQEIIRQFPNLTETQLEQFAQLEALYTDWNAKINVISRKDIDALYTKHVLHSLGIAKVMPFKPGATVLDVGTGGGFPGIPLAILYPETDFYLIDVIAKKIKVVQEVAAALGLTNVEAEQKRAENVIGEFDFIVSRAVTNMPDFVKWVRGKVKKEQNHDLPNGVLYLKGGDLTEELQVFQKVTLYNLSDYFTDEFFETKKVVHLAMKYKV from the coding sequence ATGCAGGAGATAATCAGGCAATTCCCAAACCTTACCGAAACTCAGTTAGAACAATTTGCACAACTCGAAGCACTATACACGGACTGGAACGCAAAAATAAACGTAATATCGCGCAAGGATATTGATGCTTTATATACAAAACACGTACTACACTCGCTAGGTATAGCAAAAGTAATGCCGTTTAAACCAGGGGCAACTGTTCTAGATGTGGGTACTGGAGGTGGTTTTCCTGGTATACCGCTGGCAATACTATATCCTGAAACTGATTTTTACTTGATAGATGTTATCGCTAAGAAAATTAAGGTAGTACAAGAAGTTGCCGCTGCACTTGGTCTTACCAATGTAGAAGCGGAACAAAAACGCGCTGAAAATGTTATAGGAGAATTTGATTTTATTGTGAGTCGTGCTGTAACGAATATGCCCGATTTTGTAAAATGGGTTAGAGGTAAGGTGAAAAAAGAGCAAAATCATGATTTGCCAAACGGTGTACTATACCTGAAAGGGGGCGACCTTACAGAGGAGTTACAAGTATTCCAGAAAGTAACGTTATACAATTTATCAGATTATTTTACTGATGAGTTTTTTGAAACCAAAAAAGTAGTGCACTTAGCTATGAAATATAAGGTGTGA
- a CDS encoding nuclear transport factor 2 family protein — protein MKKNIYKRNPLMLFVALLSMTMLVSCSGNGPEGVAKKFLELTNEGEFGKAKEYCDDSTAALIGMAENMAKDKVEDMKEQNVKIEILSSEVNEEGDRATVKYKKIEEGQTAEDTAEKEITLKKIDGDWKVSIDKESMKKEN, from the coding sequence ATGAAAAAAAACATTTACAAAAGAAATCCTTTAATGCTATTTGTAGCACTATTATCAATGACTATGCTAGTTTCTTGTTCAGGCAACGGTCCTGAAGGTGTAGCCAAAAAATTTCTAGAACTTACTAATGAAGGCGAGTTTGGTAAAGCAAAAGAGTACTGCGATGATAGTACTGCTGCACTTATAGGCATGGCAGAAAACATGGCTAAAGATAAGGTAGAGGACATGAAAGAACAAAATGTAAAAATTGAAATTCTTTCATCTGAAGTTAATGAAGAAGGTGATAGAGCTACAGTAAAATACAAAAAAATTGAAGAAGGGCAAACAGCCGAAGATACTGCTGAGAAAGAAATCACACTTAAAAAAATAGACGGCGACTGGAAGGTAAGTATCGATAAAGAAAGTATGAAAAAAGAAAACTAA
- a CDS encoding CotH kinase family protein, with translation MKRITLLLLLLSSCIMFGQGLYDLNTIQVIEITFAESNWDALLDAAEPSDDYISAESVSINGTAFTNVGVKYKGNSSYNANQVKNPFHIELDTYVDQDYEGYTDIKLSNVIFDPSFVREALAYKILQDYMDAPLANFAKVYVNGSYIGLYTNVESISKKFVDNRFGSKTNAFFSCSPPGGAGPSSTNLPTLQYLGTNSASYESAYEMKSDEGWDDLINLTSILSTTTSTNTSEIESVLDVDRALWMLAFDNVIVNIDSYIGQFKQNYYLYKSDNGQFNPIVWDLNMSFGVFGMTGTTNLNSTTQKKQLSHLLHSTESTWPLVQKLLAVPTYKKKYLAHYKTILNEVVSSGSYLTDAQAMQALISADVATDSNKFNYQSNITTNLSTDVSVDMNTAPGLSNLMGGRDTYLSALSDFTATQPSISNVTESESSPQVGSTVSITATITNTNSDVVYLGYRSNTLEIFNKVLMYDDGAHDDGAAGDNVYGAFITVSNAAFQYYIYAENDNIGKFSPERAEHEFYSINASYPTINAGELVVNEIMASNSTTAADDNGDYDDWFELYNNTANTLSLDNLYATDSETNLLKWQFPTGTTIEPYSYLIVWADEDLDDEGLHADFKFSAGGENCVLSYPDGTIVDSVTFGEQTTDMGYARVPNGTGDFVIQSPTFNANNEEVLSVGQFDGFNSELKIYPNPTTGLLNVSNDKFLIESVQIVTMQGQVLFQNNYSNQNTIKVDLSGFSNGIYLIKINNTTSLKVIKK, from the coding sequence ATGAAAAGAATAACATTACTACTGTTATTATTAAGCTCATGCATTATGTTTGGGCAAGGTTTGTATGATTTAAACACTATACAGGTGATAGAAATTACTTTTGCCGAAAGTAATTGGGATGCTTTGTTAGATGCTGCCGAACCTTCGGACGATTATATTTCGGCAGAATCTGTATCTATTAACGGCACAGCATTTACAAATGTTGGAGTGAAATATAAAGGGAATAGCTCTTATAATGCTAATCAAGTTAAAAACCCTTTTCATATTGAGCTAGATACCTATGTAGATCAAGACTATGAGGGGTATACAGATATAAAATTAAGCAATGTTATTTTTGACCCATCATTTGTAAGAGAGGCATTGGCTTATAAAATATTACAAGATTACATGGATGCTCCTTTAGCAAATTTTGCAAAAGTATATGTTAACGGAAGTTACATAGGGCTTTACACTAATGTAGAATCTATATCTAAAAAATTTGTTGATAATCGTTTTGGTTCTAAAACAAATGCTTTTTTTAGTTGTAGCCCCCCAGGTGGAGCTGGTCCTAGTTCTACTAATTTACCTACTTTACAATATCTAGGTACTAATAGTGCTAGTTATGAATCGGCATATGAAATGAAATCTGATGAAGGGTGGGATGATTTAATTAATTTAACAAGTATATTGTCTACAACAACATCAACCAATACTTCAGAGATAGAAAGTGTTCTAGATGTAGACAGGGCTTTGTGGATGCTTGCTTTCGATAATGTTATTGTAAATATAGATAGTTATATAGGTCAGTTTAAGCAAAATTACTATCTGTATAAATCAGATAATGGTCAGTTTAACCCTATAGTATGGGATTTAAATATGAGTTTTGGAGTGTTTGGTATGACAGGAACAACCAATTTGAACTCTACAACACAAAAGAAACAATTATCTCATTTATTACATTCTACAGAATCAACTTGGCCTTTAGTACAAAAACTATTAGCTGTTCCTACTTATAAGAAAAAATATTTAGCGCACTATAAAACTATTTTAAATGAAGTAGTTTCTAGCGGAAGTTATTTAACAGACGCACAAGCAATGCAAGCTTTAATAAGTGCTGATGTGGCTACTGATTCTAATAAATTTAATTATCAATCTAATATTACTACAAATTTATCAACAGATGTTTCTGTAGACATGAATACTGCTCCAGGGTTAAGTAACCTTATGGGAGGTAGAGATACTTATCTGTCAGCCTTGTCAGATTTTACTGCTACACAGCCAAGTATATCGAATGTTACCGAATCAGAATCTAGTCCGCAAGTTGGTAGTACAGTTTCAATAACTGCAACAATTACTAATACAAATTCTGATGTAGTATATTTAGGCTATCGTTCTAATACACTTGAAATTTTTAATAAAGTATTAATGTACGATGACGGGGCGCATGATGACGGTGCTGCTGGAGATAATGTATATGGTGCTTTTATAACAGTTAGCAACGCAGCTTTTCAATATTATATCTACGCCGAAAATGACAATATAGGTAAGTTTTCTCCAGAAAGAGCAGAGCATGAATTTTATAGTATTAATGCATCATATCCCACTATTAATGCAGGGGAACTAGTTGTAAATGAAATAATGGCATCTAACTCAACGACTGCCGCAGATGATAATGGCGATTATGATGATTGGTTTGAATTATATAACAATACAGCAAATACTTTAAGTCTAGACAATTTGTATGCAACTGATTCGGAAACAAATTTATTGAAATGGCAATTTCCTACAGGAACAACAATTGAACCTTATTCTTATTTAATTGTTTGGGCTGATGAAGATCTAGATGATGAAGGTTTACATGCTGATTTTAAATTCTCTGCAGGGGGAGAAAACTGTGTTTTATCTTACCCTGATGGAACTATTGTAGATTCGGTTACTTTTGGAGAACAAACAACTGATATGGGGTATGCTAGAGTTCCTAACGGAACAGGAGATTTTGTCATACAATCGCCAACATTTAATGCTAATAATGAAGAGGTGTTAAGTGTGGGGCAATTTGATGGTTTTAATTCAGAATTAAAAATATACCCTAACCCAACCACAGGTTTACTTAATGTGTCTAACGATAAGTTTTTAATAGAAAGTGTTCAAATAGTTACTATGCAAGGACAAGTCTTGTTTCAAAATAATTATTCAAACCAAAATACAATTAAGGTAGATTTATCAGGTTTTTCAAACGGAATATATTTGATAAAAATAAATAATACTACTAGTCTTAAGGTAATTAAAAAATAG